The Hypomesus transpacificus isolate Combined female chromosome 3, fHypTra1, whole genome shotgun sequence genome has a window encoding:
- the cdkl1 gene encoding cyclin-dependent kinase-like 1, with product MLIRSEYACQLCALQASLVADRQNDTSLVCVLRGEGVNLLMNCECSLPCPSMEKYEKIGKIGEGSYGVVFKCRNKDNGQIVAIKKFVESEDDPIIKKIALREIRMLKQLKHSNLVNLIEVFRRKRKLHLVFEYCDHTVLNELDRYPRGVPEHLVKSITWQTLQAVNFCHKQNCIHRDVKPENILITKHQVIKLCDFGFARILTGPCDYYTDYVATRWYRAPELLVGDTQYGPPVDVWAVGCVFAELLSGVPLWPGKSDMDQLYLIRKTLGDLTLRHQQVFSNNQFFSGVSIPEPQEMEPLEQRYPHISYQALSLMKGCLRMDPLERLTCGQLLEHPYFDTQREKSESASRELDRATRRRSRITRKHLPPGYLPQLTSSSIFPALDNKKYYNNLRKFNYHFPNI from the exons ATGCTCATCCGCTCAGAATATGCATGTCAACTCTGCGCGCTCCAAGCATCTCTTGTAGCTGACCGTCAAAACGACACCTC GCTGGTCTGTGTGCTCCGGGGTGAAGGTGTGAATCTGCTGATGAACTGTGAGTGCTCCTTGCCCTGCCCCAGCATGGAGAAGTATGAGAAAATAGGAAAGATTGGAGAAGGATCCTACGGAGTAGTCTTCAAGTGCAGGAACAAAGACAACGGACAAATTGTGGCAATTAAGAAGTTCGTTGAGTCCGAAGACGACCCCATCATTAAGAAGATTGCGTTGAGAGAAATTAGGATGCTAAAG CAACTGAAACACTCCAACCTGGTGAACTTGATTGAGGTGTTTCGACGTAAACGGAAGCTGCACCTGGTTTTTGAGTATTGTGACCACACAGTCCTCAATGAGCTGGACCGCTACCCCAGAGG TGTTCCGGAACACCTGGTGAAGAGTATTACCTGGCAAACACTCCAAGCCGTCAACTTCTGCCACAAACAGAAT TGCATTCACAGAGATGTTAAACCAGAGAACATTCTTATCACGAAACACCAGGTCATCAAGCTCTGCGACTTTGGATTTGCCAGAATACTGA CCGGCCCGTGTGACTACTACACAGACTACGTGGCGACGCGCTGGTACCGGGCCCCGGAGCTGCTGGTGGGGGACACCCAGTACGGCCCCCCCGTCGACGTGTGGGCGGTGGGCTGCGTCTTCGCTGAGCTGCTCTCCGGGGTTCCGCTCTGGCCCGGGAAGTCCGACATGGACCAGCTGTACCTCATTAGAAAGACTCTGG GAGATCTGACCCTTCGACACCAGCAGGTTTTCAGTAATAACCAGTTCTTCAGTGGAGTTTCCATTCCAGAACCACAAGAGATG GAACCTCTGGAGCAGAGATATCCTCATATCTCATATCAAGCACTAAGTCTTATGAAG ggCTGCCTGCGGATGGACCCTCTGGAGCGTCTGACCTGCGGGCAGCTGCTGGAGCACCCCTACTTCGACACCCAGCGGGAGAAGAGCGAGAGCGCCTCGCGCGAGCTCGACCGTGCCACCAGGAGGCGCTCACGCATCACGCGGAAACACCTTCCCCCCGGG TACTTACCACAGCTGACAAGTAGCAGCATCTTTCCAGCTCTGGACAACAAGAAATACTACAACAACTTACGAAAGTTCAACTACCACTTCCCTAACATCTGA